Proteins found in one Aneurinibacillus uraniidurans genomic segment:
- a CDS encoding zf-HC2 domain-containing protein, with product MEHMEDMLSAYLDHELSAEEYSAVEEHIEACEECRDLVDELSFIKQQTFDTYQFIAVPDSVTDKIMEAIRANTGVTENRNYAKLAAIFASVSVIFFTPILLYAGAIGSNLFSSFVAIVVVIWKTGMLVMSNTPSFVSGLAGFAIFLLLLSIWFLRKLLSVRIVGSENGVM from the coding sequence ATGGAACATATGGAGGACATGCTATCTGCTTATTTGGATCATGAATTATCGGCAGAGGAATATAGCGCGGTTGAAGAGCATATCGAAGCTTGCGAGGAGTGCCGGGATTTAGTGGATGAATTATCTTTTATCAAACAGCAGACGTTTGATACATATCAATTTATCGCTGTACCTGACTCTGTAACCGACAAAATCATGGAGGCGATCCGTGCCAATACAGGTGTAACAGAAAATAGAAATTATGCGAAACTGGCGGCGATTTTCGCCAGCGTATCCGTTATATTTTTTACCCCGATCTTACTGTATGCAGGTGCGATTGGATCGAACTTATTTTCCTCTTTTGTAGCGATTGTGGTAGTGATATGGAAAACAGGAATGCTGGTTATGTCAAACACTCCGTCTTTTGTAAGTGGACTGGCAGGCTTTGCAATTTTTCTTTTATTGCTATCGATCTGGTTCTTACGCAAATTGCTTTCGGTAAGAATAGTGGGATCAGAAAATGGAGTGATGTAG